In the Pungitius pungitius chromosome 5, fPunPun2.1, whole genome shotgun sequence genome, one interval contains:
- the surf4l gene encoding surfeit 4, like isoform X2, which yields MGHGDVMSRAEDAADQFLRVTKHYLPHAARLCLVSTFLEDGSRMWFQWAEQSDYIDSSWSCGRLLASLFVLLNLLGQLGGCVLILSRNLVQVACFTLFGIIGMQTVAYSILWDPKFLLRNLALGGGLLLLLAEGRGEARSVFAGVPSLGHQSSPRNLLQLSGRVLLVLMFMTLLHFDLSLFTVSDTHDDIILAYSMLAC from the exons ATGGGCCACGGAGACGTGATGAGCCGGGCGGAGGACGCAGCGGACCAG TTCCTGCGGGTCACCAAACACTACCTGCCCCACGCGGCCCGGCTGTGCCTGGTCAGCACCTTCCTGGAGGACGGGTCCAGGATGTGGTTCCAGTGGGCGGAGCAGAGCGACTACATCGACTCCTCTTGGAGCTGTGGACGCCTCCTCGCCAGCCTCTTCGTCCTGCTCAACCTGCTGGGGCAGCTGG gAGGATGTGTGTTGATCCTCAGTAGAAACCTTGTTCAGGTCGCCTGCTTCACTCTGTTTGGGATCATTGGcatgcag ACTGTGGCCTACAGCATCCTGTGGGACCCAAAGTTCCTTTTGAG GAACCTTGCATTGGGTGGaggcctgctcctcctcctggcggAGGGTCGTGGTGAAGCTCGCAGCGTGTTTGCAGGAGTTCCGTCTTTAGGTCACCAGAGTTCTCCCAGgaacctccttcagctcagtGGGAGGGTTCTCCTTGTCCTCATGTTCATGACGCTGCTGCACTTTGACCTGAGCCTGTTCACTGTGAGTGACACgcacgatgacatcatcctggcatacagcatgttagcatgctaa
- the ciz1b gene encoding cdkn1a interacting zinc finger protein 1b isoform X2, producing the protein MVKQHRARRCFSSAAGNSVSLVRIPVVPVYRRHLQTQRVNGSATTEEERGEPGPDGGPGEMKRARLDGTEEAAALTNREKVSGSCDQPGSQSSSTADALRSRPSPDQKVEEPGDDSRAAEAVRSLKVTIQQSSESREFVQTHRTAALHCHVCLLTCRSPQLFQEHMMGSEHLRKLKAMTHSICLHTQTLHNRGRRPEAQRWCDTCQTPFSDDIILHRRTKQHKMCKQLCRPFCPVCKRHFRTPRKFVEHMKSSEHKEQVHLEEAQEEELITVDAVGCFEEEEEKKVEVDEEEEEEEAAVADEEDDDDVVGEEKKGDQETKGTNPAEGEVSVGHDPITSRGSRFVFPVSGFLCRLCNKFFYNETTARQTHCRTHTHCLELQRQGVLDS; encoded by the exons ATGGTCAAACAGCACAGAGCCCGCAG GTGTTTCTCATCTGCTGCGGGGAACAGTGTGTCGTTGGTTCGAATCCCAGTCGTGCCTGTTTACAGGAGACACCTCCAGACCCAGCGGGTCAACGGTTCTgcaaccacagaagaagagagaggagaaccGGGACCTGATGGAGGTCCGGGAGAGATGAAGAGGGCAAGACTGGACGG AACCGAAGAGGCGGCAGCACTGACCAATAGAGAAAAGGTCTCAGGGTCATGTGACCAACCAGGAAGTCAGAGTAGCTCCACTGCAG atGCCCTGAGGTCCAGACCTTCTCCAGACCAGAAGGTAGAAGAACCCGGTGATGACAGCAGAGCAGCTGAG GCTGTGAGGTCACTAAAGGTCACCATCCAGCAGAGCAGTGAGAGCAGAGAGTTTGTGCAGACACACCGGACCGCTGCACTGCACTGTCATGTGTGTCTGCTCACCTGCCGCTCTCCACAG ctgtttCAGGAACACATGATGGGATCTGAACACCTGAGAAAACTGAAGGCGATGACACACTCCATCTgcctccacacacagacactgcacaacag GGGGCGTCGGCCTGAGGCGCAGCGCTGGTGTGACACATGTCAGACTCCGttcagtgatgacatcatcctccATCGGAGGACCAAACAACACAAG ATGTGTAAGCAGCTGTGTCGGCCCTTCTGTCCCGTGTGTAAGCGTCACTTCAGGACCCCCAGGAAGTTTGTGGAGCACATGAAGTCCTCAGAGCACAAGGAGCAG GTGCACCTGGAGGAggctcaggaggaggagctgatcaCTGTGGATGCCGTCGGCTGcttcgaggaggaggaggagaagaaggtggaggtggatgaggaggaggaggaagaggaggcagcggtagctgatgaagaagatgatgatgatgttgtaggagaagaaaaaaaaggagaccaaGAGACCAAAGGCACAAATCCTGCTGAG ggggAAGTCTCTGTGGGACACGACCCCATCACCTCGCGTG GAAgtcgttttgtttttcctgtttctgGTTTTTTGTGCCGACTTTGTAACAAATTCTTCTACAACGAGACGACAGCTCGACAAACGcactgcaggacacacacacactgcctcgagctgcag AGACAGGGAGTGCTGGACTCCTGA
- the ciz1b gene encoding cdkn1a interacting zinc finger protein 1b isoform X3, which yields MKRARLDGTEEAAALTNREKVSGSCDQPGSQSSSTADALRSRPSPDQKVEEPGDDSRAAELQAVRSLKVTIQQSSESREFVQTHRTAALHCHVCLLTCRSPQLFQEHMMGSEHLRKLKAMTHSICLHTQTLHNRGRRPEAQRWCDTCQTPFSDDIILHRRTKQHKMCKQLCRPFCPVCKRHFRTPRKFVEHMKSSEHKEQVHLEEAQEEELITVDAVGCFEEEEEKKVEVDEEEEEEEAAVADEEDDDDVVGEEKKGDQETKGTNPAEGEVSVGHDPITSRGSRFVFPVSGFLCRLCNKFFYNETTARQTHCRTHTHCLELQRQGVLDS from the exons ATGAAGAGGGCAAGACTGGACGG AACCGAAGAGGCGGCAGCACTGACCAATAGAGAAAAGGTCTCAGGGTCATGTGACCAACCAGGAAGTCAGAGTAGCTCCACTGCAG atGCCCTGAGGTCCAGACCTTCTCCAGACCAGAAGGTAGAAGAACCCGGTGATGACAGCAGAGCAGCTGAG ctgcaGGCTGTGAGGTCACTAAAGGTCACCATCCAGCAGAGCAGTGAGAGCAGAGAGTTTGTGCAGACACACCGGACCGCTGCACTGCACTGTCATGTGTGTCTGCTCACCTGCCGCTCTCCACAG ctgtttCAGGAACACATGATGGGATCTGAACACCTGAGAAAACTGAAGGCGATGACACACTCCATCTgcctccacacacagacactgcacaacag GGGGCGTCGGCCTGAGGCGCAGCGCTGGTGTGACACATGTCAGACTCCGttcagtgatgacatcatcctccATCGGAGGACCAAACAACACAAG ATGTGTAAGCAGCTGTGTCGGCCCTTCTGTCCCGTGTGTAAGCGTCACTTCAGGACCCCCAGGAAGTTTGTGGAGCACATGAAGTCCTCAGAGCACAAGGAGCAG GTGCACCTGGAGGAggctcaggaggaggagctgatcaCTGTGGATGCCGTCGGCTGcttcgaggaggaggaggagaagaaggtggaggtggatgaggaggaggaggaagaggaggcagcggtagctgatgaagaagatgatgatgatgttgtaggagaagaaaaaaaaggagaccaaGAGACCAAAGGCACAAATCCTGCTGAG ggggAAGTCTCTGTGGGACACGACCCCATCACCTCGCGTG GAAgtcgttttgtttttcctgtttctgGTTTTTTGTGCCGACTTTGTAACAAATTCTTCTACAACGAGACGACAGCTCGACAAACGcactgcaggacacacacacactgcctcgagctgcag AGACAGGGAGTGCTGGACTCCTGA
- the surf4l gene encoding surfeit 4, like isoform X1, with protein sequence MGHGDVMSRAEDAADQFLRVTKHYLPHAARLCLVSTFLEDGSRMWFQWAEQSDYIDSSWSCGRLLASLFVLLNLLGQLGGCVLILSRNLVQVACFTLFGIIGMQTVAYSILWDPKFLLRNLALGGGLLLLLAEGRGEARSVFAGVPSLGHQSSPRNLLQLSGRVLLVLMFMTLLHFDLSLFTVLQNAVGSALILLVAVGFKTKLAALTLVVWLLCVNVTFNAFWDVPSYKPTRDFLKYDFFQTTSVIGGLLLVVALGPGGVSVDEKKKEW encoded by the exons ATGGGCCACGGAGACGTGATGAGCCGGGCGGAGGACGCAGCGGACCAG TTCCTGCGGGTCACCAAACACTACCTGCCCCACGCGGCCCGGCTGTGCCTGGTCAGCACCTTCCTGGAGGACGGGTCCAGGATGTGGTTCCAGTGGGCGGAGCAGAGCGACTACATCGACTCCTCTTGGAGCTGTGGACGCCTCCTCGCCAGCCTCTTCGTCCTGCTCAACCTGCTGGGGCAGCTGG gAGGATGTGTGTTGATCCTCAGTAGAAACCTTGTTCAGGTCGCCTGCTTCACTCTGTTTGGGATCATTGGcatgcag ACTGTGGCCTACAGCATCCTGTGGGACCCAAAGTTCCTTTTGAG GAACCTTGCATTGGGTGGaggcctgctcctcctcctggcggAGGGTCGTGGTGAAGCTCGCAGCGTGTTTGCAGGAGTTCCGTCTTTAGGTCACCAGAGTTCTCCCAGgaacctccttcagctcagtGGGAGGGTTCTCCTTGTCCTCATGTTCATGACGCTGCTGCACTTTGACCTGAGCCTGTTCACT GTTCTGCAGAACGCGGTGGGCTCGGCGCTCATCCTGCTGGTGGCGGTGGGCTTTAAGACGAAGCTGGCCGCTCTCACCTTGGTGGTCTGGCTGCTCTGTGTCAACGTGACCTTCAACGCCTTCTGGGACGTCCCGTCCTACAAACCCACCCGCGACTTCCTCAAGTACGACTTCTTCCAGACCACGTCGGTGATCGGcggcctgctgctggtggtggccCTGGGGCCCGGGGGGGTCTCCGTggacgagaagaagaaggagtggTGA
- the ciz1b gene encoding cdkn1a interacting zinc finger protein 1b isoform X1: protein MVKQHRARRCFSSAAGNSVSLVRIPVVPVYRRHLQTQRVNGSATTEEERGEPGPDGGPGEMKRARLDGTEEAAALTNREKVSGSCDQPGSQSSSTADALRSRPSPDQKVEEPGDDSRAAELQAVRSLKVTIQQSSESREFVQTHRTAALHCHVCLLTCRSPQLFQEHMMGSEHLRKLKAMTHSICLHTQTLHNRGRRPEAQRWCDTCQTPFSDDIILHRRTKQHKMCKQLCRPFCPVCKRHFRTPRKFVEHMKSSEHKEQVHLEEAQEEELITVDAVGCFEEEEEKKVEVDEEEEEEEAAVADEEDDDDVVGEEKKGDQETKGTNPAEGEVSVGHDPITSRGSRFVFPVSGFLCRLCNKFFYNETTARQTHCRTHTHCLELQRQGVLDS, encoded by the exons ATGGTCAAACAGCACAGAGCCCGCAG GTGTTTCTCATCTGCTGCGGGGAACAGTGTGTCGTTGGTTCGAATCCCAGTCGTGCCTGTTTACAGGAGACACCTCCAGACCCAGCGGGTCAACGGTTCTgcaaccacagaagaagagagaggagaaccGGGACCTGATGGAGGTCCGGGAGAGATGAAGAGGGCAAGACTGGACGG AACCGAAGAGGCGGCAGCACTGACCAATAGAGAAAAGGTCTCAGGGTCATGTGACCAACCAGGAAGTCAGAGTAGCTCCACTGCAG atGCCCTGAGGTCCAGACCTTCTCCAGACCAGAAGGTAGAAGAACCCGGTGATGACAGCAGAGCAGCTGAG ctgcaGGCTGTGAGGTCACTAAAGGTCACCATCCAGCAGAGCAGTGAGAGCAGAGAGTTTGTGCAGACACACCGGACCGCTGCACTGCACTGTCATGTGTGTCTGCTCACCTGCCGCTCTCCACAG ctgtttCAGGAACACATGATGGGATCTGAACACCTGAGAAAACTGAAGGCGATGACACACTCCATCTgcctccacacacagacactgcacaacag GGGGCGTCGGCCTGAGGCGCAGCGCTGGTGTGACACATGTCAGACTCCGttcagtgatgacatcatcctccATCGGAGGACCAAACAACACAAG ATGTGTAAGCAGCTGTGTCGGCCCTTCTGTCCCGTGTGTAAGCGTCACTTCAGGACCCCCAGGAAGTTTGTGGAGCACATGAAGTCCTCAGAGCACAAGGAGCAG GTGCACCTGGAGGAggctcaggaggaggagctgatcaCTGTGGATGCCGTCGGCTGcttcgaggaggaggaggagaagaaggtggaggtggatgaggaggaggaggaagaggaggcagcggtagctgatgaagaagatgatgatgatgttgtaggagaagaaaaaaaaggagaccaaGAGACCAAAGGCACAAATCCTGCTGAG ggggAAGTCTCTGTGGGACACGACCCCATCACCTCGCGTG GAAgtcgttttgtttttcctgtttctgGTTTTTTGTGCCGACTTTGTAACAAATTCTTCTACAACGAGACGACAGCTCGACAAACGcactgcaggacacacacacactgcctcgagctgcag AGACAGGGAGTGCTGGACTCCTGA
- the kazald3 gene encoding kazal-type serine peptidase inhibitor domain 3, giving the protein MPGLSGLVLLGLCLNLQPCRTLPTRSLADPLADYDRLDMELGGQGGQGGRNGSSGAGGCGPCEPDLCPETRGCRAGIVRDSCGCCPECANLEGQSCDPGDRAVSYGMCGTGMRCQVDPRSTEGGEEEEEKEEEGEAVCVCKEQKVVCATDGVTYMNMCQFREATFSRPDLKTRGRGPCKTVPIIKVPPLSQVNGTGRSLVFLCEVFAFPMALVEWRKEGRDVVLPGDDPHISVQSRGGPLKFEVSSWLQIEGAGLEDAGTYRCVARNNVGSVSASAVLGVLGEEELSSYLANSVSEMKQVMDEHNFH; this is encoded by the exons ATGCCCGGGCTCAGCGGACTAGTTCTCCTGGGTCTCTGCCTGAACCTCCAGCCGTGCCGGACTCTCCCCACCCGGTCCCTCGCAGACCCGCTGGCGGACTACGACCGGCTGGACATGGAgctgggggggcagggggggcaggggggacgTAACGGGTCCAGCGGGGCGGGGGGCTGCGGGCCGTGCGAACCGGACCTGTGCCCTGAGACCCGGGGCTGCAGGGCCGGCATCGTGCGGGACTCGTGCGGCTGCTGTCCGGAGTGCGCCAACCTGGAGGGTCAGAGCTGCGACCCGGGGGACCGGGCCGTTTCTTACGGGATGTGCGGGACCGGGATGCGGTGTCAGGTGGACCCACGGTCCacagaaggaggggaggaggaggaggagaaggaggaggagggggaggccgtgtgtgtgtgtaaggagcaGAAGGTGGTGTGTGCCACGGATGGAGTCACGTACATGAACATGTGTCAGTTCAGAGAGGCCACGTTCTCCAGACCGGACCTCAAGACCAGGGGGAGGGGGCCCTGCAAGACCG TCCCCATCATTAAGGTGCCCCCCCTGAGCCAGGTGAACGGGACAGGCAGGAGCCTGGTGTTCCTCTGTGAGGTCTTTGCGTTCCCCATGGCGCTGGTggagtggaggaaggagggCCGGGACGTTGTCCTGCCTGGAGACGACCCTCACATCTCAGTCCAG tCAAGGGGGGGTCCCCTAAAGTTCGAGGTCTCCAGTTGGCTGCAAattgagggggcggggctagaAGACGCAGGGACATATCGCTGCGTCGCCCGCAACAATGTGGGATCGGTGTCGGCCTCCGCTGTACTGGGAGTACTGGGAGAAG aggAGCTGTCTTCCTACCTGGCCAATAGCGTGTCAGAGATGAAGCAGGTGATGGACGAACACAACTTCCACTAA